A part of bacterium genomic DNA contains:
- a CDS encoding CTP synthase, translating to MGGVVSSLGKGIAASSLGLLLKQRGLRVSMLKFDPYLNVDPGTMSPFQHGEVFVTDDGAETDLDLGHYERFLDQSLGRPNNVTAGQVYDAILTKERRGDFLGRTVQVVPHVTNEIKGRVLTLAERDPELDVVITEIGGTVGDIESLPFLEAARQFVFDKGRENCLYVHLTLVPYISAAREIKTKPTQHSVKDLREIGIQPDLLVCRTERPLSAEVKEKIGLFCNVAARDVIEARDVDSIYEVPLRLHAEGLDRRAVELLGLDAPEPDLSEWERFVAGSRSSVRDVHIGVAGKYVDHLDSYKSIIESFAHAGEANGVRVAIHWIDSERLDAAGAAAALEPLDGLLVPGGFGHRGVEGKIAAIRWARERGLPFLGICLGLQAAVVEYARHVAGLPGADSTEFDPQCAAPVICLMEEQKGMVQMGGTMRLGAY from the coding sequence ATGGGTGGTGTCGTTTCCTCGCTCGGCAAGGGCATCGCCGCCTCCTCGCTCGGTTTGCTCCTGAAGCAGCGCGGCCTGCGCGTGTCGATGCTCAAGTTCGATCCCTATCTGAACGTCGACCCGGGGACGATGAGCCCCTTCCAGCACGGCGAGGTCTTCGTCACCGACGACGGCGCCGAGACCGACCTCGATCTCGGCCACTACGAGCGCTTCCTCGACCAGAGCCTCGGCCGGCCGAACAACGTCACCGCCGGGCAGGTCTACGACGCCATCCTCACCAAGGAGCGCCGCGGCGACTTCCTCGGCCGCACGGTGCAGGTCGTGCCGCACGTGACGAACGAGATCAAGGGCCGCGTGCTGACCCTGGCCGAGCGCGACCCCGAGCTGGACGTGGTGATCACCGAGATCGGCGGCACGGTGGGCGACATCGAGAGCCTGCCCTTCCTGGAGGCCGCCCGCCAGTTCGTCTTCGACAAGGGCCGCGAGAACTGCCTCTACGTGCACCTGACCCTGGTGCCCTACATCAGCGCCGCGCGCGAGATCAAGACCAAGCCCACGCAGCACAGCGTCAAGGATCTGCGCGAGATCGGCATCCAGCCCGACCTGCTCGTCTGCAGGACGGAACGCCCGCTCTCGGCGGAGGTGAAGGAGAAGATCGGCCTCTTCTGCAACGTGGCCGCGCGGGACGTCATCGAGGCGCGCGACGTGGATTCGATCTACGAGGTGCCGCTGCGCCTGCACGCCGAGGGTCTCGACCGCCGCGCCGTCGAACTGCTCGGCCTGGACGCCCCCGAGCCCGACCTCTCCGAGTGGGAGCGCTTCGTCGCCGGCAGTCGCAGCAGCGTGCGCGACGTGCACATCGGCGTCGCCGGCAAGTACGTCGACCATCTCGACAGCTACAAGAGCATCATCGAGTCCTTCGCCCACGCGGGCGAGGCGAACGGCGTGCGCGTCGCGATCCACTGGATCGACAGCGAGCGCCTCGACGCGGCAGGCGCGGCCGCCGCGCTCGAGCCGCTGGACGGCCTGCTCGTGCCCGGCGGCTTCGGCCATCGCGGCGTCGAGGGCAAGATCGCGGCCATCCGCTGGGCGCGCGAGCGCGGCCTGCCCTTCCTCGGCATCTGCCTGGGCCTGCAGGCGGCGGTGGTCGAGTACGCGCGCCATGTCGCCGGCCTGCCCGGCGCCGACAGCACGGAGTTCGATCCCCAGTGCGCGGCACCCGTGATCTGCCTGATGGAGGAGCAGAAGGGCATGGTGCAGATGGGGGGCACGATGCGCCTGGGCGCCTAT